From Scyliorhinus torazame isolate Kashiwa2021f chromosome 23, sScyTor2.1, whole genome shotgun sequence, the proteins below share one genomic window:
- the LOC140399601 gene encoding G-protein coupled receptor 84-like — MDPNSSFSNVTCHPAVVNYRYFGALLGILVTAVGTVGNVMTVLAFATDKKIRTRLNVLILNLTVADLIYCAFLQPVTTDTFIHFAWRQGEGMCRVFGLVLFLANSVSIFSLILIAMSRYVLISDTRRFDRVFSRHMMPFFVALPWLLGLALFGPLWNIYVFLPPVCTCSFHRERGRPYTTILMFFMFGLGLSCIGIFYFLIHRKVKAAAQALDGYRLEGDGRGRKPMAAGVSTADSGIADGPSANSLSGEAPTRSTDATSVETAAPGTEVVFQGGESESSGCQAKRSSSAEFRKVTRMCFAMFLVYVTCYFPFCFLHVVDGKKRAPVLVHMVAGNFTWLNSCINPILYAIMNRQFKDAYLGVLRKGANLFTRPGRQ, encoded by the coding sequence ATGGATCCCAACTCCTCCTTCAGCAACGTGACCTGCCACCCGGCTGTCGTCAACTACCGCTACTTTGGCGCCCTGCTGGGGATCCTGGTGACGGCCGTGGGGACCGTGGGCAACGTCATGACCGTGCTGGCCTTCGCCACGGACAAGAAGATCCGCACCCGCCTCAACGTGCTCATCCTCAACCTGACGGTGGCCGACCTCATCTACTGCGCCTTCCTCCAACCGGTGACGACCGACACCTTCATCCACTTCGCCTGGCGGCAAGGCGAGGGCATGTGCCGTGTCTTCGGCCTGGTCCTCTTTCTGGCTAACTCCGTCTCCATCTTCAGCCTGATCCTTATCGCCATGAGCCGCTACGTCCTCATCTCGGACACCCGGAGGTTTGACCGGGTCTTCTCCCGCCATATGATGCCCTTCTTCGTGGCCCTGCCCTGGTTGTTGGGCCTGGCGCTTTTCGGGCCTCTCTGGAATATCTATGTCTTCCTGCCGCCAGTCTGCACGTGCAGCTTCCACCGGGAGCGGGGGAGGCCTTACACCACCATCCTCATGTTCTTCATGTTCGGCCTTGGGCTCAGCTGCATCGGGATCTTCTACTTCCTCATCCATCGCAAGGTGAAGGCGGCGGCCCAGGCACTGGACGGGTACCGGCTGGAGGGCGATGGTCGCGGGAGGAAGCCAATGGCGGCTGGGGTCTCCACGGCGGACAGTGGGATCGCCGACGGCCCCAGCGCCAACTCCCTGTCCGGGGAGGCGCCCACAAGGTCGACTGATGCCACGAGCGTTGAGACCGCAGCCCCTGGCACCGAAGTGGTCTTCCAGGGTGGGGAGAGCGAATCATCCGGCTGCCAagccaagaggagcagcagcgccgaGTTCCGGAAGGTGACCCGCATGTGCTTCGCAATGTTCCTCGTCTACGTGACCTGCTACTTCCCCTTCTGCTTTCTGCATGTGGTGGACGGGAAGAAGCGGGCCCCCGTTCTCGTCCACATGGTGGCTGGCAATTTCACCTGGCTGAACAGCTGCATCAACCCCATCCTCTACGCCATAATGAACCGACAGTTCAAGGACGCTTACTTGGGGGTTCTCCGCAAGGGAGCCAACCTCTTCACCCGCCCGGGGAGGCAATAG